One window of Cystobacter fuscus DSM 2262 genomic DNA carries:
- a CDS encoding oxygenase MpaB family protein, translating into MSTFTLENSIVRKIWGDADVILLLFAGAAAEYSLHRSVDWLAFTGSILKDPIGRIFATVAFAQDIAFSSVQKSNAKLAQINAIHKAVERKRGMSMPDWAHRDVLYLVLDYSERAFTLVHRPLTAEEQEGIYQYTRRIGEGLGMRGLPASYPEWRRHRNTIISENLVYSDYTRELMKSFRRDLGPWRFQLLLQAQGLITPEPVRNLLGLNPLPGLNQALQLYRFLVASGLRGIIQKTLIPPDHLSAVQSLDLSRAA; encoded by the coding sequence ATGAGCACTTTTACCCTCGAGAATTCGATCGTTCGGAAGATCTGGGGTGACGCCGACGTCATCCTGCTCCTCTTCGCGGGAGCCGCGGCGGAGTACTCGTTGCATCGCTCCGTGGATTGGCTGGCCTTCACGGGCTCCATCCTGAAGGATCCGATCGGGCGCATCTTCGCGACGGTGGCGTTCGCCCAGGACATCGCCTTCAGCAGCGTCCAGAAGTCCAACGCGAAGCTGGCGCAGATCAACGCCATCCACAAGGCGGTCGAGCGCAAGCGGGGCATGTCGATGCCGGACTGGGCGCACCGGGACGTCCTGTACCTCGTGCTGGACTATTCGGAGCGGGCCTTCACCCTGGTGCACCGGCCACTCACCGCCGAGGAGCAGGAGGGCATCTACCAATACACCCGGAGGATCGGCGAGGGGCTGGGGATGCGCGGCCTGCCCGCGAGCTACCCGGAGTGGCGGCGGCACCGCAACACGATCATCTCCGAGAATCTGGTGTACAGCGACTACACCCGGGAGTTGATGAAGTCGTTCCGGAGGGATCTGGGTCCGTGGCGCTTCCAGTTGCTCCTGCAGGCCCAGGGCCTCATCACGCCCGAGCCCGTGCGCAACCTGCTCGGTCTGAATCCGCTTCCGGGGCTGAACCAGGCGCTCCAGCTCTACCGGTTCCTGGTGGCGAGTGGCCTGCGGGGCATCATCCAGAAGACGCTCATCCCCCCGGATCATCTGTCGGCCGTCCAGTCGCTCGACCTGTCGAGGGCGGCCTGA
- a CDS encoding isopenicillin N synthase family dioxygenase, which produces MSRSARRIPLVNLSHYRSGTAEERARFVRVFGEALQEFGFVSVEGHGIDDGLIRRTYADVEAFFRQPEAIKQRYHVPEFGGQRGYTPFGREHAKNRTVGDLKEFWHVGRDLPPGHPRSPALAAHNIWPEEVSSFRANTLDLYRALDEAAAVMLQAIAEYFGIERTAFSDMAQDGTSVLRVIHYPPLKDRFVPGAVRAAEHEDINLITLLCEGTASGLEILTRDGEWIPVDTLRGQIVVDSGDMLSRITNGVIPATTHRVVNPPSPAEDNTRYSMPFFVHPYPECVLAPLPSTVTPDKPGEPPITADAFLKQRLREIGLLK; this is translated from the coding sequence ATGTCTCGTTCCGCCCGCCGCATCCCCCTCGTCAATCTGTCCCACTACCGCTCCGGCACCGCCGAGGAGCGCGCCCGCTTCGTCCGGGTCTTCGGAGAGGCCCTCCAGGAGTTCGGGTTCGTCTCCGTCGAGGGCCACGGCATCGACGACGGGCTCATCCGGCGCACCTACGCGGACGTGGAGGCGTTCTTCCGCCAGCCCGAGGCCATCAAGCAGCGCTACCACGTGCCCGAGTTCGGCGGACAGCGCGGCTACACGCCCTTCGGCCGCGAGCACGCGAAGAACCGCACCGTGGGCGACCTCAAGGAGTTCTGGCACGTGGGGCGCGACCTGCCCCCGGGCCACCCGCGCAGCCCCGCGCTCGCCGCCCACAACATCTGGCCCGAGGAGGTCTCCTCCTTCCGCGCCAACACGCTCGACCTCTACCGCGCGCTCGACGAGGCGGCGGCGGTGATGCTGCAAGCCATCGCCGAGTACTTCGGCATCGAGCGCACCGCCTTCAGCGACATGGCCCAGGACGGTACCTCCGTGCTGCGCGTCATCCACTACCCGCCCCTCAAGGACAGGTTCGTCCCGGGCGCGGTGCGCGCCGCCGAGCACGAGGACATCAACCTCATCACCCTCCTGTGCGAGGGCACCGCGTCGGGCCTGGAGATCCTCACCCGCGATGGCGAGTGGATCCCCGTGGACACGCTGCGCGGGCAGATCGTCGTGGACTCGGGCGACATGCTCAGCCGCATCACCAACGGCGTCATCCCCGCCACCACCCACCGCGTGGTCAACCCGCCCTCGCCCGCCGAGGACAACACGCGCTACTCCATGCCCTTCTTCGTCCACCCCTATCCGGAGTGCGTGCTCGCGCCACTGCCGAGCACCGTCACCCCGGACAAGCCGGGCGAGCCCCCCATCACCGCCGACGCCTTCCTCAAGCAGCGGCTGCGGGAGATCGGCCTGCTCAAGTAG
- the rplU gene encoding 50S ribosomal protein L21, whose product MYAVIRTGGKQYRVAEGDVLRIEKVSGDVGAEVTFNDVLLLGGSDSPKVGQPTVSGAKVLGKILAQDKHRKVLHFRKEKEGWTRRRGHRQPYTEVKVTSISG is encoded by the coding sequence ATGTACGCAGTCATTCGCACGGGCGGCAAGCAGTACCGCGTGGCCGAGGGCGATGTGCTCCGGATCGAGAAGGTCTCGGGGGACGTTGGCGCCGAGGTGACCTTCAACGACGTCCTGTTGCTCGGTGGGTCCGACAGCCCGAAGGTGGGGCAGCCGACCGTGTCGGGCGCGAAGGTGCTGGGCAAGATCCTCGCCCAGGACAAGCACCGCAAGGTGCTGCACTTCCGCAAGGAGAAGGAGGGCTGGACGCGCCGCCGCGGCCACCGTCAGCCCTACACCGAGGTCAAGGTCACCTCCATCTCCGGCTAG
- the rpmA gene encoding 50S ribosomal protein L27 yields MAHKKGQGSSRNGRDSNPQYRGVKVYAGETVSAGSILVRQLGTVIHPGANVKLGRDYTLFATVDGVVKYERQGRDRKKVSVYPAQASA; encoded by the coding sequence ATGGCACATAAAAAGGGACAGGGTTCTTCCCGCAACGGTCGCGACTCCAATCCGCAGTACCGCGGAGTGAAGGTGTACGCGGGCGAGACGGTGAGCGCGGGCAGCATCCTCGTGCGTCAGCTCGGTACGGTCATCCACCCGGGCGCCAACGTGAAGCTGGGGCGTGACTACACGCTCTTCGCCACGGTGGACGGGGTCGTGAAGTACGAGCGTCAGGGGCGGGACCGCAAGAAGGTCTCCGTCTATCCGGCCCAGGCGAGCGCCTGA
- the obgE gene encoding GTPase ObgE: MKFVDEVRIQVKAGDGGHGAVAFRREKYIDRGGPNGGDGGNGGSVIFQADPQLTTLLDYRYQQHHRAKSGEGGMGNDCNGRSAEDLVLRVPVGTLIRDEDTGEVLADFNDPGQKVVVCKGGRGGLGNMNFATSTRQTPRFAQDGTPGEERTLRLELKLLADVGLLGFPNAGKSTLISIVSRARPKIANYPFTTLVPNLGLVQYKDGLSFVMADIPGIIEGASEGVGLGHQFLRHVERCKVLIHLLDMGTETEDRDPLRDFDTLNTELRKYSEELSHKPQVVALNKLDLPHALERQESVTRELQRRGIAVFPISCATGLGMQPLLDTVAEVLFTGRTDKLQVERPPAPRAEKKVSAKVARKAPAREAPVKKAAAAKKATKTASAKKAPVKKAAAKKAPAKKGAVKKVAAKKAPARKAPAKKAAAKKAPAKKGAVKKVAAKKAPVKKAAARTVRSGAGKASGAARRRRA, encoded by the coding sequence ATGAAATTCGTTGATGAAGTCCGCATCCAGGTGAAGGCCGGGGACGGAGGTCACGGTGCCGTGGCCTTCCGCCGGGAGAAGTACATCGACCGTGGTGGCCCCAATGGCGGCGACGGGGGCAATGGCGGCTCGGTCATCTTCCAGGCCGATCCCCAGCTCACCACGCTGCTGGACTACCGGTATCAGCAGCACCACCGGGCCAAGAGCGGCGAAGGTGGCATGGGCAACGACTGCAACGGCCGCTCGGCGGAGGACCTGGTGCTCCGGGTGCCCGTGGGCACGCTCATCCGGGACGAGGACACCGGCGAGGTGCTGGCGGACTTCAATGATCCGGGCCAGAAGGTCGTGGTGTGCAAGGGCGGCCGGGGCGGCCTGGGCAACATGAACTTCGCCACCTCCACGCGGCAGACGCCGCGCTTCGCCCAGGACGGCACGCCGGGCGAGGAGCGCACCCTGCGCCTGGAGCTCAAGCTGTTGGCGGACGTGGGGCTGTTGGGCTTTCCCAACGCGGGCAAGAGCACGCTCATCTCCATAGTGAGCCGGGCCCGTCCGAAGATCGCCAACTATCCGTTCACCACGCTCGTGCCCAACCTGGGCCTGGTCCAGTACAAGGACGGCCTGTCCTTCGTGATGGCGGACATCCCCGGCATCATCGAGGGCGCCAGCGAGGGCGTGGGTCTGGGGCACCAGTTCCTGCGGCACGTGGAGCGCTGCAAGGTGCTCATCCACCTGCTGGACATGGGCACGGAGACCGAGGATCGGGATCCGCTGCGCGACTTCGACACGCTCAACACGGAGCTGCGCAAGTACAGCGAGGAGCTCTCGCACAAGCCCCAGGTGGTGGCGCTCAACAAGCTGGATCTTCCACACGCGCTGGAGCGTCAGGAGTCCGTGACGCGCGAGCTGCAGCGGCGCGGCATCGCCGTGTTCCCCATCTCGTGCGCCACGGGCCTGGGCATGCAGCCGCTGCTGGACACGGTGGCCGAGGTGCTCTTCACCGGCCGCACGGACAAGTTGCAAGTGGAGAGGCCGCCGGCGCCTCGGGCGGAGAAGAAGGTCAGCGCGAAGGTCGCCAGGAAGGCCCCGGCTCGCGAGGCGCCCGTGAAGAAGGCGGCGGCCGCGAAGAAGGCCACGAAGACGGCCTCCGCCAAGAAGGCGCCCGTGAAGAAGGCGGCGGCGAAGAAGGCTCCGGCCAAGAAGGGCGCCGTGAAGAAGGTGGCGGCGAAGAAGGCTCCGGCCCGGAAGGCGCCCGCGAAGAAGGCGGCGGCGAAGAAGGCTCCGGCCAAGAAGGGCGCCGTGAAGAAGGTGGCGGCGAAGAAGGCGCCCGTGAAGAAGGCGGCGGCGCGGACGGTCCGGAGCGGGGCGGGCAAGGCGTCTGGAGCGGCTCGCCGCCGGAGGGCCTGA
- a CDS encoding TrmH family RNA methyltransferase: protein MAGGGPRYEKLDRAPIDPESLLLDVRKEKIDKVISQRTRTFTIVLDRLEDSFNMAAVMRTCEANGLQEVHVIVNPAAPFMPNSRVAQGCDKWLDVKIYRDFASCRAALKARGFSLYASAIREDATSLYSMRFDSKIALIFGNERDGVSPEVLAGSDGTFWIPMRGFSQSLNISAAASACVTRAISWREEHLGRVGDLTEGEAQELRERFYVLAVKQRKKIFKKAPPSSP, encoded by the coding sequence ATGGCGGGCGGAGGTCCTCGTTACGAGAAGCTCGACAGGGCGCCGATCGATCCGGAGTCGCTCCTGCTCGACGTGCGCAAGGAGAAGATCGACAAGGTCATCTCCCAGCGCACGCGCACCTTCACCATCGTGTTGGATCGGCTGGAGGACAGCTTCAACATGGCGGCGGTGATGCGCACCTGCGAGGCCAATGGCCTCCAGGAGGTGCATGTCATCGTCAACCCGGCGGCGCCCTTCATGCCCAACTCGCGGGTGGCCCAGGGCTGCGACAAGTGGCTCGACGTGAAGATCTACCGGGACTTCGCCTCGTGCCGCGCGGCCCTCAAGGCGCGGGGTTTCTCCCTGTACGCGTCCGCCATCCGCGAGGACGCCACCAGCCTGTACTCCATGCGCTTCGACTCGAAGATCGCGCTCATCTTCGGCAACGAGCGTGATGGCGTGAGCCCGGAGGTCCTGGCGGGCTCGGATGGGACGTTCTGGATTCCCATGCGCGGCTTCAGCCAGAGCCTCAACATCTCGGCGGCGGCGTCGGCGTGCGTCACCCGGGCGATCTCCTGGCGCGAGGAGCACCTCGGACGTGTGGGCGATCTGACGGAAGGCGAGGCGCAGGAACTGCGCGAGCGCTTCTATGTGCTCGCCGTGAAACAACGGAAGAAGATCTTCAAGAAGGCGCCTCCGTCCTCGCCTTGA
- a CDS encoding LolA family protein yields the protein MHLQTLLMTLLAAPVTPAPATAPAPKAAVQAPAQQAAAPAAAPKAPEKKAMTPEVKDLVERMQAFYEKTQDFSSDFKQDYKYKALRRTQSSSGTVIYKKPGLMRWEYEKPSKRTFVLAGEKVYAHDPEAQTLSVGRIDTSQLSASVTFLFGKGRLADEFTITKGECKDCKGTLLVLDPAKTEPRFRQVRLEVDPKTAQVLKSTVVDPDGSENAIAFLNLKTNVGIDEARFKINPPEGTRIDDLSKMMPK from the coding sequence ATGCACCTGCAGACGCTGCTCATGACCCTGCTCGCCGCCCCGGTGACCCCTGCGCCGGCCACGGCCCCCGCACCCAAGGCGGCCGTCCAGGCGCCCGCCCAGCAGGCGGCCGCTCCCGCCGCGGCGCCCAAGGCGCCCGAGAAGAAGGCGATGACTCCCGAGGTGAAGGACCTGGTGGAGCGGATGCAGGCCTTCTACGAGAAGACGCAGGACTTCTCGTCCGACTTCAAGCAGGACTACAAGTACAAGGCCCTGCGGCGCACCCAGTCCTCGTCGGGCACGGTCATCTACAAGAAGCCCGGCCTGATGCGTTGGGAGTACGAGAAGCCCTCCAAGCGCACCTTCGTGCTGGCGGGCGAGAAGGTGTACGCGCACGACCCCGAGGCCCAGACGTTGAGCGTGGGCCGGATCGACACGAGCCAGCTGTCCGCCTCGGTGACGTTCCTCTTCGGCAAGGGACGGCTCGCGGACGAGTTCACCATCACCAAGGGCGAGTGCAAGGACTGCAAGGGCACGCTGCTGGTGTTGGACCCGGCCAAGACGGAGCCTCGCTTCCGCCAGGTGCGCCTGGAGGTGGATCCCAAGACGGCGCAGGTGCTCAAGAGCACCGTGGTGGATCCGGACGGCAGCGAGAACGCCATCGCCTTCCTCAACCTGAAGACGAACGTGGGCATCGACGAGGCGCGCTTCAAGATCAACCCGCCCGAGGGCACGCGCATCGACGATCTCTCCAAGATGATGCCCAAGTAG
- the rimO gene encoding 30S ribosomal protein S12 methylthiotransferase RimO gives MTLGCPKNRVDSEVMLGTLKQRGYSLVQDPSVAEVIVVNTCAFIGPAKQESVDSILEMAELKKTGACSTLVVTGCLSQRYGAELSKEMPEVDHFLGTSAYAQIGDLLAAEASPRQVIPDPDYIHNAQTPRENSMPSYTAYLKISEGCDNACAFCIIPTLRGGQRSRTIEDVVAEARKLADSGVQELNLVAQDLTAYGHDLPGRPKLHDLLRELVKVDVKWIRLHYAYPRVFTDELIELMATEKKIARYLDMPLQHASDKLLLSMKRGRDSKFLKELLVKLRARVPGLVMRTSMIVGLPGETEEDFELLKEFVKEQRFERLGVFQYSDEEGTAAYDYADKVPKQTIERRWREVMAIQKRINREQNKKLVGQRIEVLVEGPSEESEHLLVGRHEGQAPEIDGQVYINDGLAYPGEFVTLEITEAHDYDLVGKVVERPNPKDRVLKPRESFPLPVAAAPR, from the coding sequence ATGACCCTCGGCTGCCCGAAGAACCGGGTGGACTCCGAGGTGATGCTCGGCACCCTCAAGCAGCGGGGGTATTCGCTGGTGCAGGATCCCAGCGTCGCCGAGGTCATCGTCGTCAACACCTGCGCCTTCATCGGCCCCGCCAAGCAGGAGTCCGTGGACTCCATCCTCGAGATGGCCGAGCTGAAGAAGACGGGGGCGTGCAGCACGCTCGTGGTCACCGGCTGTCTGTCGCAGCGCTACGGCGCCGAGCTCTCCAAGGAGATGCCCGAGGTGGACCACTTCCTCGGCACCAGCGCCTACGCGCAGATCGGCGACCTGCTCGCCGCCGAGGCCAGCCCCCGTCAGGTGATTCCGGACCCGGACTACATCCACAACGCGCAGACGCCGCGTGAGAACTCGATGCCGTCGTACACGGCCTATCTGAAGATCTCCGAGGGCTGCGACAACGCGTGTGCCTTCTGCATCATCCCCACGCTGCGCGGCGGCCAGCGCTCGCGCACCATCGAGGACGTGGTCGCCGAGGCGCGCAAGCTCGCGGACTCGGGCGTGCAGGAGCTCAACCTGGTGGCGCAGGACTTGACGGCCTACGGGCACGATCTGCCGGGCCGCCCCAAGCTGCACGACTTGCTGCGCGAGCTGGTGAAGGTGGACGTGAAGTGGATCCGCCTGCACTACGCCTACCCGCGCGTCTTCACCGACGAGCTCATCGAGCTGATGGCCACGGAGAAGAAGATCGCCCGCTATCTGGACATGCCGCTGCAGCACGCGAGCGACAAGCTGCTCCTGTCGATGAAGCGTGGCCGGGACTCGAAGTTCCTCAAGGAGCTGCTCGTCAAGCTGCGCGCCCGGGTGCCGGGGCTGGTGATGCGCACCTCGATGATCGTCGGCCTGCCGGGCGAGACGGAAGAGGACTTCGAGCTGCTCAAGGAGTTCGTGAAGGAGCAGCGCTTCGAGCGGCTGGGCGTGTTCCAGTACTCGGACGAGGAAGGCACCGCGGCGTACGACTACGCGGACAAGGTGCCCAAGCAGACCATCGAGCGGCGCTGGCGCGAGGTGATGGCCATCCAGAAGCGCATCAACCGCGAGCAGAACAAGAAGCTCGTGGGCCAGCGCATTGAAGTCCTGGTGGAGGGCCCCAGCGAGGAGTCCGAGCACCTGCTGGTGGGCCGCCACGAGGGTCAGGCGCCGGAGATCGACGGGCAGGTGTACATCAACGATGGCCTCGCCTACCCGGGCGAGTTCGTCACCCTGGAGATCACCGAGGCGCACGACTACGACCTGGTGGGCAAGGTGGTCGAGCGGCCCAACCCCAAGGATCGGGTGCTCAAGCCCCGCGAGTCCTTCCCGCTGCCGGTAGCGGCGGCTCCGCGCTAA
- a CDS encoding YajQ family cyclic di-GMP-binding protein, producing MPSFDVVSKIDLAELDNAVNQAKKEITTRYDFQGAQADIVLAPDKTSLTVKANTEDRVQTAKEVLLAKLAKRGISLLALEYEPIEKTGLSNCKQLIKLQQGIPVEKSKELVKLLKDSKMKVQGSIQADQLRVTGKNRDDLQEAIALFRREADRLKLDMQFTNFRD from the coding sequence ATGCCATCCTTCGACGTCGTCTCCAAAATCGACCTTGCCGAGCTCGACAACGCGGTCAATCAGGCCAAGAAGGAAATCACCACGCGCTACGACTTCCAGGGCGCCCAGGCGGACATCGTGCTGGCCCCCGACAAGACGTCGCTCACGGTGAAGGCCAACACCGAGGACCGGGTGCAGACGGCCAAGGAAGTGCTCCTGGCCAAGCTCGCCAAGCGCGGCATCTCCCTGCTGGCGTTGGAGTACGAGCCCATCGAGAAGACGGGCCTGTCCAACTGCAAGCAGCTCATCAAGCTGCAGCAGGGCATCCCCGTGGAGAAGTCCAAGGAGCTGGTGAAGCTGCTCAAGGACTCCAAGATGAAGGTGCAGGGCTCCATCCAGGCGGACCAGCTCCGGGTGACGGGCAAGAACCGAGATGACCTCCAGGAGGCCATCGCCCTGTTCCGCCGCGAGGCGGATCGGCTGAAGCTGGACATGCAGTTCACCAATTTCCGGGACTGA
- a CDS encoding ribonuclease J, whose translation MLHVIPLGGLGEIGLNAMVIACRGEMLLIDCGLMFPPVGNQGVDVIVPDFTHLRKNASLLKGIVLTHGHEDHIGALPFLLNEVKVPVYATRFTLGMLRHRLHELGVEADLREIEPRHPFPVGNHFTVEACRVTHTVPDAVGYIVRTPEGPVIHTGDFKLDPDPIDGLRTDLERWGELGDEGVLCLLSDSTNSERTHETGSERDVERTFERLFRDVKGRIVVGMFASNLHRVRHVLELAQKLERSVVPLGRSMMRNIEMARELGYLPGVTDSLFVPLEHAAVLPPERTLVLATGSQAEPRAGLSQLAAGEGPLRLGPDDLVVLSARAIPGNERAVSGLIDQLLWRGARVVYPELEPGVHVSGHASQPQQRRVLELVRPKNFVPIHGEYHHLHRHLTTARECGLAPERLLLAQDGDLLAFEEGRGHFAGSVPTGRIYRDRFGQGQVTPEVLQERTRLAETGIIVAALVIERASLNVLTGPQLTSQGLNLDEQVLLARVAEDARGFFLEMSRELRGDDARVREELVKAVRRAFRLHSTKRPVVVPMVLKV comes from the coding sequence ATGCTCCACGTCATCCCCCTGGGTGGGCTCGGAGAGATTGGCCTCAACGCGATGGTCATCGCCTGCCGCGGGGAGATGCTTCTCATCGACTGTGGCTTGATGTTCCCGCCGGTGGGCAATCAGGGCGTGGACGTCATCGTCCCGGACTTCACCCACCTGCGAAAGAACGCCTCGCTCCTCAAAGGCATCGTGCTCACCCACGGCCATGAGGACCACATCGGCGCCCTGCCCTTCCTCCTGAACGAGGTGAAGGTCCCCGTCTACGCCACGCGCTTCACGCTCGGCATGCTGCGCCACCGGCTCCACGAGTTGGGCGTGGAGGCGGACCTGCGGGAGATCGAGCCGCGCCATCCCTTCCCCGTGGGCAACCACTTCACCGTGGAGGCCTGCCGCGTCACCCATACCGTGCCCGACGCCGTGGGCTACATCGTCCGCACCCCCGAGGGCCCCGTCATCCACACCGGGGACTTCAAGTTGGACCCAGACCCCATCGACGGCCTGCGCACGGACCTGGAGCGCTGGGGCGAGCTGGGAGACGAGGGCGTGCTCTGTCTCCTGTCCGATTCCACCAACTCCGAGCGCACCCATGAGACGGGCAGCGAGCGCGACGTGGAGCGCACCTTCGAGCGGCTCTTCCGGGACGTGAAGGGCCGCATCGTGGTGGGCATGTTCGCCTCCAACCTGCACCGCGTGCGGCATGTGCTGGAGCTCGCCCAGAAGCTCGAGCGCAGCGTGGTGCCGCTCGGCCGCAGCATGATGCGCAACATCGAGATGGCGCGCGAGTTGGGCTACCTGCCCGGCGTCACCGACTCGCTCTTCGTCCCGCTCGAGCACGCCGCCGTGCTCCCCCCCGAGCGCACCCTGGTGCTCGCCACCGGCTCCCAGGCCGAGCCCCGCGCCGGACTGTCCCAGCTCGCCGCGGGAGAGGGCCCCCTGCGCCTGGGTCCGGATGACCTCGTCGTGCTGAGCGCCCGCGCCATCCCCGGCAACGAGCGCGCCGTGTCCGGGCTCATCGATCAGCTCCTGTGGCGCGGCGCCCGCGTCGTCTACCCAGAGCTGGAGCCCGGAGTGCACGTGTCCGGCCACGCGAGCCAGCCCCAGCAGAGGCGCGTGCTGGAGCTGGTGCGCCCGAAGAACTTCGTCCCCATCCATGGGGAGTACCACCACCTGCACCGACATCTGACCACGGCGAGGGAGTGTGGGCTCGCCCCCGAGCGGCTCCTGCTGGCGCAGGATGGGGACCTGCTCGCGTTCGAGGAGGGCCGGGGGCATTTCGCCGGCAGTGTGCCCACCGGGCGCATCTACCGGGATCGCTTCGGCCAGGGGCAGGTGACGCCGGAGGTCCTCCAGGAGCGCACCCGGCTGGCCGAGACGGGCATCATCGTGGCGGCGCTCGTCATCGAGCGGGCGAGCCTCAACGTGCTGACGGGCCCCCAGCTCACGTCGCAGGGGCTCAACCTGGACGAGCAGGTGCTGCTCGCGCGGGTGGCGGAGGACGCCCGGGGCTTCTTCCTGGAGATGTCACGGGAGCTGAGAGGGGACGACGCCCGGGTGAGGGAGGAGCTGGTGAAGGCGGTGCGGCGGGCCTTCCGGCTCCACAGCACCAAGCGGCCGGTGGTGGTGCCGATGGTCCTCAAGGTGTGA
- a CDS encoding SDR family oxidoreductase translates to MSTLKGKTLFITGASRGIGLAIALRAARDGANVVVAAKTSEPHPKLPGTIHSAAEEIQKAGGQALPLMVDIRFEDQLQAAVKQTVERFGGIDILVNNASAISLTGTLETPMKKFDLMFGVNVRGTYATTQACLPELLKAKNPHVLTLSPPLNMKAKWFQNHVAYTMAKYGMSMCVLGMAEEFRDQGVAFNALWPRTTIATAAVNMLGGQGMMEASRTPEIMSDAAYAILTRDSRSCTGNFFLDEDLLREQGVKDFDKYLVKPGTQPLPDFFID, encoded by the coding sequence GTGAGCACGCTCAAGGGCAAGACCCTCTTCATCACCGGCGCGAGCCGGGGCATCGGCCTGGCCATCGCCCTGCGCGCGGCGCGGGATGGCGCCAACGTCGTCGTCGCCGCCAAGACGTCCGAGCCCCATCCCAAGCTGCCCGGCACCATCCACTCGGCCGCCGAGGAGATTCAAAAGGCCGGCGGACAGGCGCTCCCCCTGATGGTGGACATCCGCTTCGAGGACCAGCTCCAGGCGGCGGTGAAGCAGACCGTGGAGCGCTTTGGCGGCATCGACATCCTGGTGAACAACGCCAGCGCCATCAGCCTCACCGGCACGCTCGAGACGCCGATGAAGAAGTTCGACCTGATGTTCGGCGTGAACGTCCGGGGCACCTACGCCACCACCCAGGCCTGTCTGCCCGAGCTGCTCAAGGCGAAGAACCCGCATGTGCTCACGCTCTCGCCGCCGCTCAACATGAAGGCCAAGTGGTTCCAGAACCACGTGGCCTACACCATGGCCAAGTACGGCATGAGCATGTGCGTGCTGGGCATGGCCGAGGAGTTCCGCGACCAGGGCGTGGCCTTCAACGCCCTCTGGCCGCGCACCACCATCGCCACCGCCGCCGTGAACATGCTCGGCGGGCAGGGGATGATGGAGGCCAGCCGCACGCCGGAAATCATGTCCGACGCGGCCTACGCCATCCTCACGCGCGACAGCCGCTCGTGCACCGGCAACTTCTTCCTCGACGAGGACCTGCTGCGCGAGCAGGGGGTGAAGGACTTCGACAAGTACCTCGTCAAGCCGGGCACCCAGCCCCTGCCAGACTTCTTCATCGACTGA
- a CDS encoding class I SAM-dependent methyltransferase has product MKKQEYIHGYDPVEQERLIEQARYLDKWVRPGVEFKPKGRILEVGCGVGAQTKILLKRFPGITIDGVDLVPEQLEAARHYLKRELAEGRVRLFQADASDLSALEGNAYDGAYICWFLEHVKDPLKVLKETRSRLKKNAPVFVSEVFNQTFFVNPYSPALLKYWFEFNDHQWETGGHPFVGALLGNLLTEAGFRKVETEIRSFHFDSRQAKERERFTKVFEKVLLSAAPALLKAGRVDRKTITKLKQELVRIEKAKDAVFYSAWGRAVGRA; this is encoded by the coding sequence GTGAAAAAGCAGGAGTACATCCACGGTTATGACCCCGTCGAGCAGGAGCGCTTGATCGAGCAGGCCCGTTATCTCGACAAGTGGGTCCGTCCGGGTGTCGAGTTCAAGCCCAAGGGTCGGATCCTCGAAGTGGGCTGCGGCGTGGGCGCGCAGACCAAGATACTCTTGAAGCGCTTTCCCGGGATCACCATCGACGGGGTGGACCTCGTCCCCGAGCAGCTCGAGGCCGCCCGTCACTACCTCAAGCGAGAACTCGCGGAGGGACGCGTCCGGCTGTTCCAGGCCGACGCCTCCGACCTCTCCGCCCTCGAGGGCAATGCCTATGATGGCGCATACATCTGCTGGTTCCTGGAGCACGTGAAGGACCCGCTGAAGGTCCTGAAGGAAACCCGGAGCCGGCTGAAGAAGAACGCGCCTGTCTTCGTGAGCGAGGTCTTCAACCAGACCTTCTTCGTCAATCCCTACTCGCCCGCGCTGCTGAAATACTGGTTCGAGTTCAACGACCACCAGTGGGAGACCGGCGGGCATCCCTTCGTCGGTGCATTGCTCGGCAACCTCCTGACCGAAGCGGGCTTCCGCAAGGTCGAAACGGAGATCAGATCCTTCCACTTCGATTCGCGCCAGGCCAAGGAGCGGGAGCGGTTCACGAAGGTCTTCGAGAAGGTCCTGTTGAGCGCCGCGCCCGCGTTGCTCAAGGCGGGACGGGTGGATCGCAAGACCATCACGAAGCTCAAGCAAGAGCTGGTGCGCATCGAGAAGGCGAAGGACGCCGTGTTCTACTCCGCCTGGGGTCGCGCGGTCGGCCGGGCCTGA